A single Notoacmeibacter ruber DNA region contains:
- a CDS encoding MBL fold metallo-hydrolase, which yields MLGCGSSPGVPRLTGDWGKCDPKQPKNRRLRASALVQRIADDGQMTTVVIDTGPDFREQMISAGVTELHGAVYTHAHADHLHGIDDLRGYWLTQGALVPTYADEATFERIYDGFRYVYETPPDSAYPPILSRNEIQVGVPFQIDGDGGPISFLPLHQEHGSIHSLGFRIGPLAYCTDVSAWPEETVEQLHNLQLLVVDALQYRRHPSHFSLEQAVEWVDYLKPERAVLTHMHTLLDYDTVMAETPGHVEPGFDGLTVELHIDD from the coding sequence ATGCTCGGATGCGGCTCTTCGCCTGGTGTGCCGCGGCTCACCGGCGACTGGGGCAAGTGCGATCCCAAACAGCCGAAGAACCGTCGTCTGCGCGCATCGGCGCTTGTCCAACGCATCGCCGATGATGGCCAGATGACAACTGTGGTGATCGATACCGGGCCAGACTTTCGCGAGCAGATGATCAGCGCTGGCGTTACGGAACTGCATGGTGCGGTGTATACCCACGCTCACGCGGACCATCTGCACGGCATCGATGATCTTCGCGGCTATTGGCTGACACAGGGTGCGTTGGTCCCAACCTATGCCGATGAGGCAACATTCGAGCGTATCTATGATGGCTTCCGCTATGTGTACGAGACGCCACCGGATTCAGCCTATCCACCCATATTGAGCCGCAATGAGATCCAGGTGGGCGTTCCGTTCCAGATCGATGGTGACGGCGGGCCAATCTCTTTTCTGCCGCTCCATCAGGAGCACGGCTCGATCCATTCGCTCGGCTTTCGCATCGGTCCATTGGCCTACTGCACGGATGTTTCGGCCTGGCCGGAGGAAACGGTCGAGCAGCTTCATAATCTGCAATTGCTGGTCGTCGATGCGCTTCAATATCGTCGACACCCCAGCCATTTCAGTCTGGAGCAGGCGGTCGAGTGGGTCGATTACCTAAAGCCGGAGCGAGCGGTACTTACTCACATGCATACGCTGCTTGATTACGACACGGTGATGGCTGAAACGCCAGGCCATGTGGAGCCTGGTTTCGACGGGCTGACAGTCGAGCTTCACATCGACGATTGA
- a CDS encoding septal ring lytic transglycosylase RlpA family protein: MTAVESTAREGDETSADVKLDISDQAEKSDEDAGDMRLAMLEPGEGDGAAALEAAVQEPVEAGEDKRTRLRRGGGAYKIGKPYKIKGKLYVPRDEPGYEEVGRASWYGPGFDGRMTANGEVFDQNALTAAHTTLPLPSYARVTNLKNGRSVVVRVNDRGPYANNRLADLSKKAAVMLGFHRAGHTDIKLEYLGKAPIRGGDGEQLLASYSEDSDSPAQLPKSKLVERLDEGVAALQDGVESVKKKASEVLPGVASAKDEPALEHATPGTNQPVRQTIESVRLESADADDPLGFASQTPTRQMGVFGLVLRETTGRQ; this comes from the coding sequence ATGACAGCGGTCGAAAGCACGGCTCGCGAAGGTGACGAGACATCTGCTGACGTCAAGCTCGACATCTCCGATCAGGCCGAAAAATCGGACGAAGATGCCGGCGACATGCGACTGGCGATGCTGGAGCCGGGCGAAGGCGATGGCGCGGCGGCCTTGGAAGCGGCAGTTCAGGAACCTGTCGAAGCCGGCGAGGACAAACGGACACGCCTGCGCCGCGGTGGCGGGGCCTACAAGATCGGCAAACCCTACAAGATCAAGGGCAAGCTTTACGTTCCGCGCGATGAGCCTGGATATGAAGAGGTGGGGCGGGCCTCTTGGTATGGCCCCGGCTTCGACGGACGGATGACGGCCAATGGTGAAGTCTTCGACCAGAATGCGCTGACGGCCGCTCACACCACTTTGCCTTTGCCGAGCTACGCCCGTGTCACAAATCTGAAAAACGGCCGATCCGTTGTTGTTCGAGTCAACGATCGCGGCCCCTATGCCAATAACAGGCTGGCCGACCTCTCAAAAAAAGCGGCCGTAATGCTGGGCTTCCATCGAGCGGGCCATACGGACATCAAGCTGGAATATCTCGGCAAGGCGCCGATCCGTGGCGGCGATGGAGAGCAATTGCTCGCCAGCTACAGCGAGGATAGCGATTCGCCCGCACAATTGCCGAAATCGAAGCTCGTCGAGCGCCTCGATGAAGGCGTGGCAGCCCTCCAGGATGGGGTGGAGAGCGTCAAGAAGAAAGCCAGCGAAGTTCTTCCCGGCGTGGCGTCGGCAAAGGACGAGCCAGCGCTTGAACACGCGACCCCGGGCACGAATCAACCCGTCCGCCAAACGATCGAAAGTGTGCGCCTGGAAAGCGCAGACGCCGATGATCCACTCGGATTTGCGTCGCAGACACCCACTCGGCAGATGGGCGTATTCGGACTGGTTTTGCGAGAGACGACTGGTCGCCAATGA
- a CDS encoding D-alanyl-D-alanine carboxypeptidase family protein has product MKPVFFAAAWLAASWVLPAYSAPVETPAHQVLLIDAADGTTLLSRNSREKVEPASLTKLMTAEILLSELKSGNIQEETIFTVSEHAWRTGGAPSGSVAMFLKPKEEVRVIDLLRGIVVQSGNDAAIAIAENLDGSEEEFAERMNRRASELGLSDSTFRNPSGLSDPEQAVSMADLIKLAQHIYSTYPEYWPIFSEPAFEWNKIFQRNRNPALSERIGGDGLKTGQNESLGFGIVATKSENDRRVFLAMGGLSSKDERFQETQKLLDWGLKEFARMPLYGKEETVTTVPLYGGTEDTVTLHLAEAFQPLLPVDGAGVHADILYSGPIAAPVEKGQELASLIVTVNEQETMRVPLLAASDVPSKGLFARAADALEELAFGWMRNIELPWSTAAQG; this is encoded by the coding sequence ATGAAGCCGGTATTTTTTGCTGCGGCATGGCTGGCTGCATCGTGGGTTTTGCCCGCTTATTCCGCTCCGGTCGAAACACCGGCCCATCAGGTTCTTCTGATCGACGCCGCAGATGGAACGACGCTTCTTTCCCGCAATTCTCGTGAGAAAGTGGAACCCGCCTCACTGACCAAACTGATGACCGCCGAAATCCTGCTGTCGGAATTGAAATCGGGCAACATTCAGGAAGAAACGATATTCACTGTATCGGAGCACGCCTGGCGTACCGGCGGGGCGCCGAGCGGCTCCGTGGCGATGTTCCTGAAGCCCAAGGAAGAGGTTCGGGTCATCGACCTGCTGCGCGGCATCGTCGTTCAGAGTGGCAATGACGCGGCGATCGCGATTGCAGAAAATCTGGATGGATCGGAAGAGGAGTTTGCCGAGCGGATGAACCGCCGCGCCTCCGAGCTCGGCCTTTCCGATTCAACTTTTCGCAATCCGTCTGGCTTGAGCGATCCAGAGCAAGCCGTATCGATGGCTGATCTGATCAAGCTGGCGCAGCATATCTACAGCACCTACCCCGAATACTGGCCGATCTTTTCCGAGCCGGCGTTCGAGTGGAACAAGATTTTTCAGCGCAACAGAAACCCCGCCTTGTCAGAGCGGATTGGCGGCGACGGACTCAAGACAGGCCAGAACGAGTCGCTCGGTTTCGGGATCGTTGCCACCAAGTCGGAGAATGACCGCCGTGTCTTTCTCGCGATGGGCGGCCTCTCCAGCAAGGACGAACGCTTTCAGGAAACGCAAAAGCTGCTTGATTGGGGACTGAAGGAATTTGCCAGGATGCCGCTATACGGCAAAGAGGAGACGGTCACGACAGTGCCTCTTTATGGCGGCACCGAAGATACCGTAACCCTCCATCTGGCAGAAGCGTTTCAGCCACTTCTGCCGGTCGATGGCGCAGGCGTACATGCCGATATTCTTTATTCCGGCCCGATCGCCGCCCCCGTGGAAAAGGGACAGGAACTTGCCAGCCTGATCGTGACCGTCAATGAGCAGGAGACGATGAGGGTCCCGCTTCTGGCGGCGAGCGACGTCCCGAGCAAAGGGCTCTTTGCGCGTGCCGCGGACGCTCTGGAAGAGCTGGCGTTCGGCTGGATGAGAAATATTGAACTGCCCTGGTCGACCGCCGCCCAAGGCTAA
- the mazG gene encoding nucleoside triphosphate pyrophosphohydrolase, protein MRATKEIAHLLQIMKRLRDPVTGCPWDIEQNFQSITPYTIEEAYEVADAIERGDMVDLKDELGDLLLQVVYHAQMASEDGQFGFGDVVEAVSRKMIRRHPHVFGDTGPRPVDEVNRMWDVIKAEERAEKREAKLAAGLPAEARNGPLGEVPSALPALSRAEKLQKRAATFGFDWPDAQQVLDKIEEEISELRIAIEGRNNAEKKDELGDVLFAVANLARHLKIDPEDALRGTNRKFVRRLEGVELKMQQAGRSLNDASLEEMESAWTQIKNEEKKDRNFSDQ, encoded by the coding sequence ATGAGAGCCACGAAAGAAATAGCCCACCTCCTGCAGATCATGAAGCGCCTTCGCGACCCGGTAACCGGTTGTCCCTGGGACATAGAGCAGAATTTCCAGTCCATCACGCCCTATACGATCGAGGAAGCCTACGAGGTAGCTGATGCGATCGAACGCGGCGATATGGTGGACCTGAAAGACGAACTCGGAGATTTGCTGCTCCAGGTCGTCTATCACGCACAGATGGCGTCCGAAGACGGGCAATTCGGTTTTGGCGACGTGGTGGAGGCCGTTTCGCGAAAGATGATTCGTCGCCACCCTCACGTCTTCGGCGACACAGGTCCAAGGCCTGTCGATGAGGTCAACAGGATGTGGGATGTAATCAAGGCCGAAGAGCGTGCTGAGAAACGCGAGGCCAAGCTGGCCGCCGGCCTTCCAGCAGAAGCAAGAAACGGCCCCTTGGGAGAAGTGCCGAGTGCCCTGCCCGCCTTGTCACGCGCCGAAAAATTGCAAAAACGTGCCGCGACATTCGGCTTCGATTGGCCGGATGCCCAGCAGGTTCTGGACAAGATCGAGGAAGAGATCAGCGAACTCCGCATCGCGATCGAAGGCAGAAACAATGCGGAGAAAAAAGATGAATTGGGTGACGTGCTCTTCGCGGTGGCAAATTTGGCGAGGCATCTGAAGATCGACCCGGAAGATGCGTTGCGCGGAACGAACCGGAAATTCGTTCGTAGGCTCGAAGGGGTCGAACTGAAGATGCAGCAGGCGGGACGTTCTCTGAACGACGCAAGCCTTGAGGAGATGGAATCGGCCTGGACGCAGATCAAGAACGAAGAAAAGAAGGACCGAAATTTCTCAGACCAATGA
- a CDS encoding M20 aminoacylase family protein, translating to MALTDNLANRASEIAAWRQDIHAHPELLFDVQRTAGFAADQLRSFGCDEVVTGIGRTGVVGLIHGRHGPGGRVIGFRADMDALPIRETSGVPWTSKNSGKMHACGHDGHTAMLLGAARELCNTRHFGGTVAVIFQPAEEGGAGGRVMVEDGLMERFSIEQIFGMHNLPGLPIGQFGMRNGGIMASADYPLIEIVGKGGHAAIPHSTADPMVAAAQMIVSLQTVVSRNTDPLEANVVSITKLEADSSAFNVIPERVKLGGTVRTLSPRIREETEAAIRRVVDGISAAYGVQATFQYRRGYPVTVNDADAVMVAATAAQRVAGNENVFTDHPPLMGAEDFAYMLEARPGAYIFVGNGDSAGLHSPNYDFNDDAIPHGVRYWIQLAETALPLTG from the coding sequence ATGGCCCTCACCGACAATCTAGCCAATCGCGCTTCGGAGATCGCCGCATGGCGACAAGATATCCATGCGCATCCCGAACTGCTCTTCGATGTCCAAAGGACAGCCGGCTTTGCTGCCGATCAGTTGAGGAGCTTCGGTTGCGATGAAGTCGTCACCGGGATCGGTCGCACCGGCGTGGTCGGTCTCATTCACGGGCGTCACGGGCCAGGGGGCCGCGTCATCGGCTTCCGTGCCGATATGGACGCGCTGCCGATCCGCGAAACAAGCGGCGTGCCCTGGACCTCTAAAAACTCCGGAAAGATGCACGCATGCGGGCATGATGGCCATACAGCGATGCTGCTCGGCGCAGCCCGCGAACTCTGCAACACGCGTCATTTCGGCGGAACGGTCGCCGTAATCTTTCAGCCGGCTGAGGAAGGCGGCGCTGGTGGTCGGGTGATGGTTGAAGACGGTCTCATGGAGCGCTTTTCCATTGAGCAAATCTTCGGCATGCATAATTTGCCGGGGCTGCCTATCGGGCAATTTGGCATGCGAAACGGCGGGATCATGGCATCGGCCGACTATCCGCTGATCGAAATCGTGGGGAAGGGTGGGCACGCCGCTATTCCGCACAGTACCGCCGACCCGATGGTCGCTGCTGCCCAGATGATCGTCTCGCTGCAGACAGTCGTGTCGCGCAATACTGATCCGCTTGAAGCCAACGTCGTGTCCATCACAAAGCTGGAAGCCGATAGTTCGGCCTTCAACGTCATTCCAGAACGGGTGAAGCTCGGAGGAACGGTGCGGACGCTGTCGCCACGTATCCGCGAAGAAACGGAGGCTGCCATACGGCGCGTCGTCGATGGCATTTCTGCCGCGTATGGTGTCCAGGCCACGTTTCAGTATCGGCGTGGTTATCCCGTGACGGTCAATGACGCCGATGCGGTCATGGTGGCAGCGACTGCCGCACAGCGTGTGGCCGGCAACGAAAACGTGTTCACCGATCATCCACCACTGATGGGCGCGGAAGACTTCGCCTACATGCTGGAAGCGCGGCCGGGCGCTTACATTTTTGTCGGTAATGGCGATAGCGCGGGCCTGCACAGCCCGAACTACGATTTCAACGATGATGCGATCCCTCATGGCGTTCGCTACTGGATCCAGCTCGCAGAAACAGCGCTGCCGCTAACCGGGTAA
- the tmk gene encoding dTMP kinase: MEKTGYFLTFEGGEGSGKSTQLRRLAKNMERAGRRIRVTREPGGTPAAESLRVALLSGVAKELGPLAEACLFASARADHVRQLIAPALADGYDVICDRFSDSTRAYQGRAGVSASQLDLLEELALDGLRPDLTILLDIDAEQGMKRADARRQSDNADRFEADRLQEHEARRQAFLDMAKDDPDRFVVIDASLSADEVEAIIAKAVTERLEIQFAPKLTQVSS, from the coding sequence ATGGAGAAGACTGGATATTTCCTGACCTTTGAAGGCGGCGAAGGCTCCGGCAAGAGTACGCAGTTGCGCCGGTTGGCGAAGAACATGGAGCGTGCGGGGCGCAGGATCCGGGTGACGCGGGAGCCAGGCGGCACCCCGGCGGCCGAGTCGCTTCGTGTCGCCCTGCTTTCCGGTGTCGCCAAAGAGCTTGGTCCTCTGGCCGAAGCGTGCCTGTTCGCCAGTGCGCGCGCCGATCACGTCAGGCAATTGATCGCCCCGGCGCTCGCCGATGGCTACGACGTGATTTGCGATCGATTTTCCGATTCAACGCGTGCCTATCAGGGCAGGGCAGGGGTCTCCGCGAGCCAGCTCGATCTTCTGGAGGAATTGGCGCTGGACGGCCTCCGGCCCGATTTGACCATTCTTCTGGACATTGATGCCGAGCAAGGCATGAAACGCGCGGATGCCCGCCGGCAATCGGACAATGCTGATCGTTTCGAGGCAGACCGACTGCAGGAGCATGAAGCGCGGCGGCAGGCTTTCCTGGATATGGCGAAGGATGATCCGGACCGATTTGTCGTGATCGATGCATCCTTGTCCGCCGATGAGGTGGAGGCCATTATTGCAAAGGCAGTGACGGAACGGCTCGAAATCCAGTTCGCGCCAAAGCTGACACAGGTTTCGTCGTGA
- a CDS encoding DNA polymerase III subunit delta' codes for MIAEQERLAPAAHDDLDGVPSPAESGAPVGHDAIWETLAGAYGKDRLPQGLILAGPSGIGKATLAFQFARYLLLNPVPREALQTGPQFDVPESLFRQVASGAHPGILHIRRPFNQRSKTFRTRITADEVRAIGRFLSHTSGDGGYRIVIVDPAEDMNIHAANALLKILEEPPANTIFLLIAHAPGRLLPTIRSRCQMLRMTPVDSASMAEVMRRLEVPQPPNGDVERITNLAEGSVRRAILLLAFGGLDIAEAIEGLLKNQNFDLQSARAAAASVGGRGSDDAFDQFNRLIDDTLTEFAHRYAIDGNGETANRLAGYHGEFNEAVESVRTFNLDRRHHVVKTLRDLHGMLHRK; via the coding sequence GTGATAGCGGAACAGGAGAGACTTGCGCCGGCCGCTCATGATGACCTCGATGGCGTTCCGTCGCCGGCGGAATCGGGCGCTCCGGTGGGGCATGACGCTATCTGGGAGACGCTTGCCGGCGCCTACGGAAAAGATCGTCTCCCGCAGGGTCTGATTCTCGCGGGACCGTCCGGGATCGGCAAGGCGACACTGGCCTTTCAATTCGCTCGCTACCTCCTTCTCAATCCCGTACCGCGTGAAGCGCTACAGACCGGTCCGCAATTCGATGTGCCGGAAAGCCTCTTCCGTCAGGTGGCAAGCGGGGCGCATCCCGGCATCTTGCATATCAGGCGGCCGTTCAATCAACGGTCCAAGACTTTCCGGACGCGGATCACCGCAGATGAAGTCCGGGCCATCGGTCGTTTTCTGAGCCATACAAGCGGTGATGGCGGTTACCGGATCGTCATCGTCGATCCGGCCGAGGACATGAATATTCATGCCGCCAATGCATTGCTGAAGATATTGGAAGAGCCGCCGGCAAATACGATTTTTCTCCTGATCGCGCATGCGCCGGGGCGGCTTTTGCCGACAATCCGGTCCCGCTGCCAGATGTTGCGGATGACTCCGGTCGATTCGGCGAGCATGGCGGAGGTTATGCGGCGCCTGGAGGTGCCTCAGCCGCCCAATGGCGACGTCGAACGCATCACGAACCTGGCGGAAGGCAGCGTCCGGCGCGCAATATTGCTGCTGGCTTTTGGCGGTCTCGATATTGCGGAGGCCATCGAAGGGCTGCTGAAGAATCAGAATTTCGACCTGCAGTCCGCACGGGCCGCGGCGGCGTCCGTCGGTGGGCGAGGCAGCGACGATGCGTTCGATCAGTTCAACCGGCTGATCGATGATACGCTGACAGAGTTCGCCCATCGTTACGCCATCGATGGGAACGGTGAGACGGCCAACCGCCTCGCCGGGTATCACGGCGAATTCAACGAGGCCGTAGAGTCTGTACGGACCTTCAACCTGGATCGGCGACACCATGTGGTGAAGACGCTTCGGGATCTCCACGGCATGTTGCATCGGAAGTAG
- a CDS encoding DUF423 domain-containing protein, which yields MNSIIMSLAGVFGLLGVATAAYSAHGSADARLTSAVALILLAHAPALIALAGHLSRSRIVAVAAILMALGAGLFSCDVMLRAVGQSGLFPYAAPLGGSTLMVAWFTVIIAGFLRPRSS from the coding sequence GTGAACAGCATTATCATGTCCTTGGCAGGCGTCTTTGGACTGCTAGGCGTTGCGACCGCTGCCTATTCGGCGCACGGATCAGCCGATGCGCGATTGACGTCTGCCGTGGCGCTTATCCTCCTGGCTCACGCTCCGGCTCTGATCGCACTTGCCGGTCACCTGTCACGCTCTCGTATTGTGGCGGTTGCCGCGATTTTGATGGCGCTCGGGGCGGGGCTATTCTCTTGCGACGTCATGTTGAGGGCAGTGGGGCAGTCAGGACTATTTCCTTACGCTGCGCCGCTCGGCGGTTCCACGCTTATGGTGGCATGGTTCACCGTCATAATTGCCGGCTTCTTGCGCCCGCGCTCCAGCTGA
- the metG gene encoding methionine--tRNA ligase, with protein MSDNRFYITTPIFYPNGVPHIGHAYTAVATDVLARFQRLDGKDVFFLTGTDEHGQKMQQTAQKEGIAPIELADTNSAVFRRMVEVLGCSNDDFIRTTEPRHRDACQALWKKMQERGDIYLDSYGGWYSVRQEAFFDEKETTLGDDGVRREPLGSPVEWVEEESYYFRLSAYGEKLLDHYEKNPNFIGPAERRNEVVSFVKGGLKDLSISRTTFDWGVPVPDNPDHVMYVWVDALTNYITAAGYPDESADRWSYWPANVHIIGKDIVRFHAVYWPAFLMSAGVELPRRVYAHGFLLNKGEKMSKSVGNVVDPFNLVEAYGRDQLRYFLMRETVFGQDGSYSHEAIVARINADLANDLGNLAQRSLSMIGKNCASAVPKRGDLTPADTAMLERARSALKEAREAMAHQRIHAALVAVFGAVSEANRYFAAQEPWALKKNDPDRMESVLWTTAETLRILAILAQPVIPEAAGKLLELLAVPADERSFAHVDVRYELRSGEELPKPTPIFPRFVEKEDEAGKGAA; from the coding sequence ATGAGCGATAATCGCTTCTATATCACGACCCCCATTTTTTATCCGAACGGCGTTCCGCATATCGGCCATGCCTATACCGCCGTCGCTACCGACGTTCTTGCCCGCTTTCAAAGATTGGACGGCAAGGACGTATTCTTTCTGACCGGTACCGATGAGCACGGCCAGAAGATGCAGCAGACGGCACAGAAGGAGGGCATCGCTCCGATCGAACTGGCCGATACCAACTCCGCTGTCTTCCGGCGCATGGTCGAGGTGTTGGGCTGCTCGAACGACGATTTCATCCGGACGACCGAACCTCGGCACCGCGATGCCTGCCAGGCACTCTGGAAAAAGATGCAGGAGCGCGGTGACATCTATCTCGACAGTTATGGCGGCTGGTACTCTGTCCGCCAGGAAGCCTTTTTCGACGAGAAGGAAACGACCCTCGGCGATGACGGTGTCCGCCGCGAACCGCTGGGCTCGCCTGTCGAATGGGTCGAAGAAGAAAGCTACTATTTCCGTCTCTCGGCCTACGGCGAAAAACTTCTGGACCATTATGAGAAGAACCCGAACTTTATCGGCCCGGCTGAGCGCCGCAACGAGGTCGTGAGTTTTGTCAAAGGCGGCCTGAAGGATCTTTCGATTTCGCGGACGACCTTCGACTGGGGCGTGCCGGTTCCTGACAATCCCGACCACGTTATGTATGTCTGGGTCGATGCGCTGACGAACTACATCACCGCAGCCGGCTACCCGGACGAAAGCGCCGACCGTTGGTCGTACTGGCCTGCCAATGTGCACATTATCGGCAAGGATATCGTTCGGTTTCACGCCGTCTATTGGCCTGCCTTCCTTATGAGTGCCGGCGTCGAGCTGCCTCGGCGCGTCTATGCGCACGGCTTTTTGCTCAACAAGGGCGAGAAGATGAGCAAGAGCGTCGGCAATGTGGTCGATCCGTTTAATCTGGTCGAGGCCTATGGACGCGATCAGCTCCGCTATTTCCTGATGCGTGAGACCGTGTTCGGTCAGGACGGGTCCTATAGCCACGAGGCGATCGTGGCCCGCATCAATGCCGATCTTGCGAACGATCTCGGCAATCTGGCGCAACGCTCGCTCTCCATGATCGGCAAGAATTGCGCATCCGCCGTTCCAAAACGCGGCGATTTGACCCCGGCCGATACCGCAATGCTCGAGCGCGCAAGGAGCGCCTTGAAAGAGGCCCGTGAAGCGATGGCGCATCAGCGTATCCACGCCGCGCTCGTTGCTGTCTTCGGGGCCGTTTCCGAAGCCAATCGCTATTTCGCGGCGCAAGAGCCCTGGGCGTTGAAGAAGAACGATCCGGACCGGATGGAGAGCGTGCTCTGGACGACGGCAGAGACGCTGAGAATACTGGCGATACTGGCTCAGCCTGTCATTCCGGAAGCTGCCGGCAAGCTGCTGGAACTTCTTGCGGTACCGGCCGATGAGCGCAGTTTTGCTCATGTCGATGTACGGTACGAACTTCGGTCCGGCGAGGAACTGCCCAAGCCAACTCCGATATTTCCGCGTTTCGTGGAAAAAGAGGACGAAGCGGGGAAGGGCGCGGCGTGA
- a CDS encoding TatD family hydrolase, producing the protein MTLIDSHCHLDFPQFQEDFSGVLSRAANAGVRRMVTISTRVRQIETLRAIAEANDCIYFSVGTHPHQAAKETDVTVDELLNHAAHEKCVAIGEAGLDYFYDNAPRDDQERSFRIHIDAARQSGLPLVIHARDADEDVASILHEETGKGAFPFILHCFSSGRALAETAVELGGYVSFSGILTFKRSDELRAIAADLPLDRLLIETDAPYLAPQPWRGQTNEPAYVAETNRILAECHGMEASQMAARTTENCLRCFSKMPPLTEVA; encoded by the coding sequence GTGACGCTTATCGACAGCCACTGCCATCTCGATTTTCCGCAGTTCCAGGAAGACTTTTCCGGCGTTCTTTCGCGCGCGGCCAACGCTGGCGTTCGCCGCATGGTGACGATTTCAACGAGGGTTCGGCAGATCGAAACGCTCCGGGCGATCGCAGAAGCCAACGACTGCATCTATTTCTCGGTCGGTACCCATCCGCACCAGGCAGCGAAAGAAACCGACGTGACGGTCGATGAGCTTCTGAACCATGCGGCGCATGAGAAATGTGTCGCCATCGGAGAAGCTGGTCTCGATTACTTCTATGATAACGCGCCGCGGGATGATCAGGAGCGGAGCTTTCGGATACATATCGATGCGGCGCGGCAGAGCGGACTTCCGCTGGTTATCCATGCGCGCGATGCCGACGAAGATGTCGCATCCATCTTGCATGAAGAGACAGGGAAGGGGGCTTTCCCCTTTATACTACACTGCTTTTCCTCCGGGCGTGCGCTGGCGGAGACGGCTGTCGAACTGGGTGGCTATGTCTCCTTCTCGGGCATTCTCACATTCAAGCGCTCAGACGAGTTGCGCGCGATTGCCGCCGATCTGCCTCTTGACCGTCTTCTGATCGAAACCGACGCGCCCTATCTGGCGCCGCAACCCTGGCGCGGCCAGACAAATGAGCCGGCCTACGTTGCCGAGACCAATCGCATCCTCGCAGAGTGTCATGGGATGGAGGCCTCGCAAATGGCCGCCCGGACGACGGAAAATTGCCTGCGTTGTTTTTCCAAGATGCCGCCACTGACGGAGGTTGCTTAG